One window of the Procambarus clarkii isolate CNS0578487 chromosome 27, FALCON_Pclarkii_2.0, whole genome shotgun sequence genome contains the following:
- the LOC138369247 gene encoding uncharacterized protein, with protein MGSPLRVLFANIYMGTIEQRVLVDMGWKPAMYCRYVDDIFTQVPDVRDMQQLKEAFEQISVLSFTYERENNGKLPFLDVTVMERSGSFHIAVYTKERNIGMCLNVNSDCPDRSIEVTRCRKEQAKSLLKEITVTALPRSLLLWVKLLH; from the exons atgggttctcccctacgtgtcctgtttgcgaacatcTATATGGGCACCATCgaacagagggtcttagttgacatgggctgGAAACCCGCCatgtactgcaggtatgttgacgacatttttacacaggtacctgatgtcagagatATGCAGCagctaaaggaggcatttgagcagatttctgtgttgagtttcacgtacgagagggagaacaatgggaagctgccctttctggatgtaactgtcatggaaaggagtggaaGCTTCCATATTGCAGTTTACACCAAAGAaagaaacataggaatgtgccttaatgtcaatagtgactgcccagacag aagtatagaagtaacgcgatgtaggaaggagcaggctaaatctctcttgaaagagattactgtcacagctctcccccgaagcctgctcttatgggttaagttacttcattaG